In Polynucleobacter ibericus, a genomic segment contains:
- a CDS encoding phosphoadenylyl-sulfate reductase produces MITPEFWSIPPSTLTPAELAEKSITLKQRLLDISKRFSDVRFATSLAAEDMVITDAISKAAASIKLFTLATGRLHQETVDMVKTTEDRYGISIEKVYPKEEDVQGFIDQYGMNGFYDGEEPKKACCGARKIKPLNAALLGADAWLTGQRREQSTTRTELNLEELDDARGIAKFNPLFDWTESDIWAYIKQENVPIHPLHLKGYPSIGCEPCTREVKKGEDIRAGRWWWLQSDSKECGLHVNK; encoded by the coding sequence ATGATTACCCCTGAATTTTGGTCTATCCCCCCGAGCACTTTGACTCCTGCTGAGCTTGCCGAGAAATCAATAACCCTCAAGCAACGACTCTTAGACATTTCTAAGCGCTTTTCTGATGTCCGTTTTGCAACCAGCCTTGCCGCTGAAGATATGGTGATTACCGATGCCATTAGTAAAGCTGCTGCATCTATCAAATTATTTACCTTAGCGACCGGTCGTTTACATCAAGAGACTGTTGATATGGTCAAGACTACTGAAGATCGCTACGGTATATCCATTGAAAAGGTTTATCCCAAAGAAGAAGATGTTCAGGGCTTCATCGATCAATACGGTATGAATGGTTTTTATGATGGCGAAGAGCCTAAAAAAGCTTGCTGTGGCGCTCGCAAGATCAAACCACTTAATGCAGCATTACTCGGTGCTGATGCATGGCTGACAGGCCAAAGACGCGAGCAATCGACTACACGTACTGAACTCAATTTAGAAGAATTAGATGATGCGAGAGGTATCGCCAAATTCAATCCTTTATTTGACTGGACTGAATCTGATATCTGGGCTTACATCAAGCAAGAGAACGTTCCTATCCATCCGCTACACCTCAAAGGCTATCCCAGCATAGGCTGCGAGCCTTGCACCCGTGAGGTCAAGAAGGGCGAAGACATTCGTGCTGGACGCTGGTGGTGGCTGCAAAGTGATAGCAAAGAATGTGGCTTACACGTCAACAAATAA